The sequence below is a genomic window from candidate division WOR-3 bacterium.
AGGTAAATCGGTGATAAATTTTACTATTCCCCCTAATTTCGTCTTCTCATTTGTGGTATAAAGGGAATCCAAGAAGGTGGAAGATAGTTCTCTCTCCTTTGTTGGTTTCTCTTCACTACCCAATTCTGATTGCCACTTTTCCTTCTGTCCCCGACCCGCATCCGAAGTGACAAGAACAAATTTTATTCGGGTGAGAATCCGGAAGAGCAAACTATGGAAAAGTGTTTCGGTAAGTCTTCCGTGAAAACTTGTCTTACAACTTATCACTACTATCGGATAATTATCACTAGCGTCAACGGCGACTAAATCAATATCTCCCCATATCCTCTCCTCCTTTGATTCCTTGGTAGGGATTGAGAGATATTTATAGAGTTCTGGATATCTTTGGGGGTTATTTTCAATCTCTTTCCCCCATAAGACCTTTACGCCATCTTTTTCTAATTCTCTATTAAGATAGTTAGCCACCCAATTCTCCAACTCCTTGCCACTTTTTGTGACAAAACTTTGCCTCTCTTCTACGGTTTTATAAGGTTTCATAAAACTTTGACCGTTTCTAATATCAGTTGATTTATTTTCGCTTCCTTGATCAGTCTCTGTTTGGCAATTTTACAATAATTTTCGTCAATCTCTACCCCAATTCCTTTTCTCTTCGTTAAGACACAGGCGATGAGGGTTGTGCCACTGCCTAAAAATGGGTCAAGGACGGTGTCACCAATAAAACTGAATAGTTTGATACACCTTTTTGGCAATTCCAAAGGGAAAGGGGCGGGATGGCCAACTCGTTTTTTGCTCTCACCGGAAAAATTCCAGACGCCATTGGTCCAAGATAAAAACTCCTCTTTCGTGATATCGGTCTTACCGTGATTTTTCTTCTTCCATTTCTCTTTATAAAGAATGACAATCACCTCTACGGGGGCGATGACATAGGGGGCACTTGGTGAAAGCCAAGAACCCCAAGCGGTACGGCGGGAAATATTCCCTTCGTTCCAGATGATGGTGGAATGATACTTAAAACCAATTCTTTTTGCCAAGGTGGTAATATCGGCATAGACCGATTGCTGTCCCCCCTTATTTTTATCTAAGGGGATATTTAAACAAAATCGCCCATCATCCTTTAACACCTCGTAGCATCTTTTGAGCCATTTCTCGGTCCATTGGAGATAGTCCTCATAAGAGATTTTGTCGTCATAGAAGTTATAACTGATGTCAACATTATAGGGGGGAGAGGTGATAATCAAGTCAATCGTTTCTTCTTTCAGGTAAGTAGTTTTCAGAAAATCATCGTGGTAAATGGTCACTTCTGGGGTTTGGAAATAAATGGGAGAACTGAGATCTCGGATTAGAGATTTTTTTCTCTTTCCAGAAGAAGAATAATTTTTCTTTTTCATTATTTTACTTAATTATAATCCCTAACTGGGCTCTGTCAAGATAAATAGAAGATTTTTGGGTGGTTATGGTTTCTTAATTATCTTTTTGCTGTTAGGATAAGAGATGGGAAAACTATTCAGCGAATTGCCACTGGCATCGGTTTTGATTAGATAGACATCCGCTTCCCCGGCGCCGAAGGAGTAAGTTATGCCGGTGATGATGTATCCACCATCTGCGGTCTGTTGCAGTGAAAAACCGTAGTCGTAGAGTGAGCCCCCAAATGTCTTTTCCCACTGGGGATTACCAGTAGCATCGGTCTTGATTAAATAGACATCACTTCCCCCGGCACCCAAGGAATAGGTTGCGCCCGCAATGATGTATCCACCGTCTGAGGTCTTTTCTACCGAATAGCCATAATCCTCATCCGAGCCACCAAAGGTCTTTTGCCATTGGAGAATGCCTTGGGCATCGGTTTTGATTAAATAGATATCATTTCTCCCCGCACCATAGGAACGGGTATAGCCAGCGATGATATATCCACTGTCTGAGGTTTGCTGGATGGAATAGCCAATATCATTAAATAATGAGTCACCAAAGATTCCAATCCATTGCTCATTACCCAAGGCATCGGTTTTTATTAGATAGACATCCCTTTCCTCAGGACCGAAGAGTTCAGTATAGCCCGCGATGATATAGCCACCATCCGAAGTTTGCTGAACCGAATGACCACCATCTTCAAAGAAACTGCCGAAGGTCTTTTGCCATTGGAGATTGCCTTGGGCATCGGTTTTGATTAGATAGACGTCACTCTCCCCGATACCAAAGGAATAGGTTAAGCCGGTGATGATATATCCACCATCTGCGGTCTTTTGTACCGAATAGCCGTAATCATCATCCGAGCCACCGAAGGTCTTTTGCCATTGGAGATTGCCTTGGGCGTCGGTCTTGATTAGATAGACATCACTTCCTCCGGCACCAAGGGAATAGGTTAACCCGGTGATGATGTATCCCCCATCTGATGTCTGTTGGACCGAATAACCTTCATCTCCTTGTTGACCACCAAAGGTCTTTTGCCATTGGAGATTACCTCGGGCATCGGTTTTGATTAGATAGACATCATACCAACCAGCGCCAAAGGAATAGGTTGAGCCGGTGATGATATATCCACCATCCGCGGTCTTTTGGATTGAATAACTTCCATCCCATTCCGGACCACCAAAGGTCTTAGTCCAGCCACCCCAAATCGTGATTCGCCGACCATCCGACCAATCTGAGGTGAGCCCGTTTATATCTTTCGCTTGTGCTTTCACATAATAAGTGCCGATCTGTGTCCAAGAGTGGCTCATTGAAACCGAATCGCCACTTGCGACCCAGGGACTCCAATCTGAGGTATCGCCATCACCCCAATCAAACCGATAAGAGAGGCTATCATTATTAGGGTCGGTAGTCATTGTCTTGAAAATATATAAACTGTCTATCCGGCCGGTTAGAGGTCCGGCTGGGACTCTTGGGGTATGGGGTGGGTTGTTTCTCTTTTTACAATTAGCCCCCAGGATTAGGAGAATAGATATTATGGTTAAGGTTCGCCTCATATTACCTCCTGTCATTTAGTATAATGAGAAAGTTAAACTTGTCAACCATCGCTTTTTATTTATAAAACTCAGTCCTTCTCTTTGGCGATAGATTTTCCGCAGGGGAAATAAGAATTGATACCTTCTTTTTAAGAAAGGATTTTTCGGAAAATTAAAAATAATTAAAGTATTTAATTAGGAAATTTTTATCTTTTTATCTCTCTAACTTAATCCTCCTCATACTCCTCAATTTTGGGTGATTTCTGCCGAGATTCAAAAAGGGTATAGACTCCGCTGTATAGCATTCGTCGGCTTCGCTCCCTTGCCGCTTTCCTTCTTTCCAGCAAATCTTCAGTTAAACCGTAGGTTAAGAGTTCCCCTTCCACTGTCTCCCTCACCTCTTTGACGAAGGATTTTATATCTTCTTTTGCAATCCCATTTTCACGCGCCCATTTTTCCACCAGTTCGCTGGGACGGAAGGAAGAGAGAGATTTATCATCTTTCCAGGCTTTTACTAATTCCTCTAAGCAATAATCAGCACACTCTACTACTTTTGCGTAATCATAATTAGCCATATATCCTCCTTAACACATTAAGCATATCTTTTCTCTGTCTATAAAGATACGAAAAAACAGGGAAAAAGTAACTTTACTTTCTCTTCTTAGCGGCTGCTCTTTAATCGGGTCTAAAAACTTCACCGAACATTTCCCATCCATAACCCATTTCTGCCAGTATTTCCCGCATCTTCTTCGCCATCCGATACTTACATTCTTTTGCTGCTGCTTCAGTAGGATGGCCGGTGATTTTAATTATCTCTTTGTAAGATAGGTCAGGAAATAGGGTGATGAGTAAAAGCATCTCCCTCTCTTTAATGCTCATCCGAGACATCGCTTCAATTAGGATTTCGTGAGCCCGTTTCTGGCGATAGGCCTCAATCGGTGTCGGTGAATTAAAATCAGGAGGTTCATAGGGCTCTTTTACCCCCTCTTCAGTCCATACAAGTTTAGAGAGGGATTCTATTTTGATTTTATGGGTTCGGCAATAGTCTATTATGGCGTGGTCAACGATGGTCATAAGCCAAGAAAATGGGTTTTTTGCCTTTTCGGGCTCATAAGAAGGGAGGGCCTTTCCTATTTTCTGGAATACCTTTTCCATAATTTCCTCTACCTCTGTTTCGCTCCAATTGTGGAAGCGATTAATTCGTTCGCGGATTAAATTTTCCGTAAGAGCTCTTAAATTTTCAAAATTTTGGATTAATTCACTTTCTTCCCTCACCCTCCGCAGAGCGATTTCTGCATTTTCTCTTCTTCTCTTCTCCTCTTCGCAATAGATAAACTTTGCCTTTTCTGAGATATCAAAGAGAGACATTGTGAGAGCAGAACGGAGCATAAAAGATTCTCGCCGGTACTGCGGATTGATGGTAAAGACACCACCCCGAGGGTGAAAATAGGAGAATGGCTTTTTGGAAATTTTGGATTTATCTGGATTCCCATCCCTGTCAATAGGAAGAATATTTTTATTTTCCTTTACTTCTGCTTTCTTCATAAGGAGGGAAAGGTATGCTCGTAAAAGACCGACTACATCACAGAAGTCAAACCAACGGTCAAGGTCATAAGGATAGTCTATATTTCTTTCCTTGGCGAAATTCCTAATGTTTTGCCTCATCCATCCAGCAGGATAAGTTTCTCCCATTTCTAAACATTCCAAGGCCTTTTTATAAGCCCGGTTCAAATCACCGCAAACCAAAAAGGCGTATCTGTCATATTCCTCGGGAGGTGAGAGGGACTAAAAGAGCCTTTTCCTATTTATAAGTTTTTCCAGTTTCCTCCAAATAAAAAATTAAGCGAGAGATTAGGGTTTGTCAAGGAATCTCTTCTCCCAATAGGAAACTCGGCAGATAAAATCTGCCTACGGAATGATAGCCTTTTCTCCTTGTAAGTAATAAATCCCGCTGGGTAATTCTTTTACCGGAATAGAGTTATCACCTTCCTTTAATCTCAAATCCTTCACCTTCTTGCCCAATGAGTTATAGAGGGAAATCTTCTTTGCCTTTTGTGGATTCTTTATAAGAAGTGTTTTATCCTTTATCGGGTTTGCGACGATTCTTAAATCAACCTTTCCGGTTTCTCTCTTCTGATTATCTTCTATACCCGGGCCATAAAACTGGTAGATTCCTAAACCACTCCCACTCTCAGCAACATAGGCATAAGAAGAAACATAAACGCCGCAAGCATAGCCTGGTGTCTCATAATAACCAACCTCATGGAGATTTCGGGGGTTTGAAACATCAATCACCCTTAAACCAGCACTATAATCGGCAACATAGGCAGAGGGAGAAGAAACATAAACCTCATGAGCCTCGCCTGGTGTATCATAAGAGTCCACCTCGCGGGGATTAGTGGGGTCGGAAATGTCTATCACCCTTAAACCAGACCTTCCAGCAGCAACATAGGCATGAGGAAAAGAAATGTAAACATCCCAAGCATAGTCCGGTGTATTATGAGAGCCCACCTCCCGGGGATTAGTTGGATTGGAAATGTCTATCACCCTCAAACCACCCCCAAAGTCGGCAACATAGGCATGAGAAGAACAAACATAAACACCACAAGCCCCGCCTGGTGTATCATAATAACCGACTTCCTGCGGATTAGTAGGATTTGAAATATCAATCACCCTTAGACCAGCATAACCATCAGCAACATAGGCATAGGAAGAGGAAACATAAACATCAGAAGCCTCACCTGGTGTATCATAGTAGCCGACCTCCTGCGGATTAGTTGGGTTTGAAACATCTATCACCCTTAAACCAGAATCTCTATCAGCTACATAGGCATAAGGGAAAGAAACATAAACCTTATAAGCCTCGCCTGGTGTTTCATAAGAGCCGACTTCATGGGGATTTCTTGGGTCGGAGACATCTATCACCCTTAACGCTCCATCGGCAACATAGGCATAGGAAGAAAAAAGATAAACACCATAAGCCAAGCCTGGTGTATCATAAGAGCCAATTGAACGAACGTTCAATGAGCCACCAAAAGAGAGGGTGAAAATGAATAAAAGGATATTTCTCATAATGACCTCCTTCATTCCATTTATTTTGTATAAACAACAAAATCTCAAAAAGCCTGCCTATAATTACTAAATATAATGATAAATTTTATCTTGTCAATAGTGCTTATATTCAATATTTAAACCTAAAAATTTTTAAGTATTTTTATTAGGAGAGAAATTGGTAGGTGAAGGCGAAAGGGGTGGGGAAGGAATTTCTGAGATGTTTCCCCTCGCTTTTTCCCGCCTTTCTCTTTTCGTTTCTCTATTCCCTTTTTTCGGGCTTAGTGGCGACCTTTCTTTGGGGATATTTTCTATCCGGAATTTTCCCTTTTTAACCCTTCCTCAAGGTCATCGGGAGGGTGGTCGGGGGGATAACCAAAGAAAACCAGTATCTTTCCTGATACAACCTTGTATCGGAGAAGAGACAGGTATGTATCTTGGGCGATACATCCGAAAAATTAATCTCCGTCTTGATAGTCAAGGGCAGGAATAACTTTTGGCCGCTTCTTAAGACTTATTAATATAAGACTTATTAAAAAAGAAGAAGATTTCTCTATTATTTTCTTCACCCACTTAGAAAAGCAAACTTGGCGACCGCGGCATGGGATCCGGAATAAGAACTGGGAGCGGCTCGGGGTAATCGCGATAAAGAAGGTGATAAATACTAAAAAGAAAAACGGACCCTTTTATAAATTTTCCCAACTTTCCTACTCTATATTCTATTTCAAAATTACTAATTTTTTTTACTCCTTTTTCGGTCTCTATAAAGTAGATACCTTTTTTCAGTTCGTTTTCTTTTATGAGTCTGCCGGTTGCGTCATAGACTTTTGCCTTCTCCAGGGATATTTCTTATCCCTTTTGTTATCTCCTTCTCTTCATTTATACCTGTGCCATAAAATTGATAAATTCCTAAACCAAAATCTTCATCAGCAACATAGGTATGAGAACTTGAAACATAAACACCATGAGCCCAGCCCGGTGTATCATAATAGCCGACCTCTTGTGGATTTTTTGGCTCGGAAACGTCTATCACCCTTAAACCAGCATCTCTATCAGCAACATAGGTATAAGGACTTAAAATATAAACACCAGAAGCATAGTCCGGTGTATCATAAGAACCGACTTCCTGCGGATTGGTAGGATTTGAAATATCAATCACCCTTAGACCAGCATAACCATCAGCAACATAGGCATAGGGAGAGGAAACATAAACACCATAAGCCAAGCCCGGTGTATTATAAGAGCCAATTAAACGAACGTTCAATGAGTCACCCAGAGAGAGTGAAAATGAGTAAAAAGATATTTCTCATAATGACCTCCTCCTTAAATTTATGTCAATATCTTATCCAATTAGGAAACTCTGGGAATAATTACTTGACTTTTTTTTAATTCTTATTATAATATTATAGTCGCCCCCAGAAATAGATTAAGGGGCGAAAAGGAGAAGAGGTTATGGTTAAATACTTTATTCTATTTTTAAGCCTGAGTGGGCTTATTTTTGCCCAAAATTTAGTCCTCCCCCCATACCGAGAACCAGGAAGGGGGATAACCTCCGAGAATAAAGAGGTTTCCGAAATCGTCATTCCGGAGATTAAAGAACCGGTCGGCTTCTCCAATTCTCTGGAAGGCTATATCCCAGCACGAGAGGTCCCTTGTGAAATTGAACCGCAGGTGGAATTTGTTAATCAAGAAGTCCCCTCCATTTTGGATTGGGGAACCGATGTGGCGATTGATACTTCTTATATCGCCAGTTATGATGTTGACTACGATATGACAACTGGTTATCTCTATGCCGCGGTTGCGCCGATGTTAGACTCTGTGGTTCGGATCTATCGCTCAACGGATAATGGAAGGCATTGGACTTATATAGGCTGGATGGGACACACCCCAAGAAGTATCTATTGGAATGTGGGTTTGATTGTTGCCCGGGGCGATTCCAATTTCATCTATGTCTTTATGAAGCATAGTAGAAATAATGGTGAGATCTATCTCTACCGCTGGACATTTGATTTTTCCCAATGGACTCATTATGCGGTTGCTACTGGTGCTGATACGATTGATGAGTTTTCTGTTTGTCGGGATTACCGGTCCAACTATGGGTTATATTGTGAATGGCAAAACGAAAACCGCGGTGGCATTAACGCAAGACTCCATCGCTCCTTTACCTACGGTAGAACCTGGGATTCACAATTGGGTGGGAATGTAATTGATGCTCATATTTCCTTTGGTGCTACTTCCTATTTACTTTTAACCTGGACCACCCCCGACCGAAATGGGGTTTACTTTCAAGACAATCGGTCCTACGGAGACCCCCTCTCTTGGCGTAATTTCTATAATGTCTCTTTTGATACCTTTAACCATTATCGGCCAAGGGTTGCTTCGGTCCTAACTACTCCGGATAGTCAAGCCACAACCTGGGTTTTGTATGAGTATAACTGGCGCAATACCGGGGATTACGATGTTTGGTATGCGGTTCGGAGTCATGCTTGGGCGGATACCTGGCGCAGACGATATGGACTTAGTGTACGGTCCACACATGACGAATTCGCTCCGGATATAAAACACTATAAGTCTCTTAATTATCGTTGGGTCTGTGCTACCTATATGGCAGCGGATTCTGGTTGGGATGATTCGGTAAATGTCTACTGGACCTATACCAATAAAGATACCCCTTATGTCTGGACAAGTCACCTTCGGGTCAATGATAGTTTATGGAATGAAGCCGGTTACCTGGGTCCAAAGATTATCTGGAATCCAACGGCAGCAGGTATTGGTGCGGTTGTCTTCTGCCGTGGTGGCTTCTTCCTATTCCCGCATGGTCTTTATATGGATGCGGTAATCTTCTCTGACATCGCGGATAAGAATCTCAATAAGGCAACCGGTCTAAGAATCTCTTCTAATCCGGCAATCGGTCAGGTGAGAT
It includes:
- a CDS encoding T9SS type A sorting domain-containing protein, with protein sequence MKEVIMRNILLFIFTLSFGGSLNVRSIGSYDTPGLAYGVYLFSSYAYVADGALRVIDVSDPRNPHEVGSYETPGEAYKVYVSFPYAYVADRDSGLRVIDVSNPTNPQEVGYYDTPGEASDVYVSSSYAYVADGYAGLRVIDISNPTNPQEVGYYDTPGGACGVYVCSSHAYVADFGGGLRVIDISNPTNPREVGSHNTPDYAWDVYISFPHAYVAAGRSGLRVIDISDPTNPREVDSYDTPGEAHEVYVSSPSAYVADYSAGLRVIDVSNPRNLHEVGYYETPGYACGVYVSSYAYVAESGSGLGIYQFYGPGIEDNQKRETGKVDLRIVANPIKDKTLLIKNPQKAKKISLYNSLGKKVKDLRLKEGDNSIPVKELPSGIYYLQGEKAIIP
- a CDS encoding site-specific DNA-methyltransferase, producing MKKKNYSSSGKRKKSLIRDLSSPIYFQTPEVTIYHDDFLKTTYLKEETIDLIITSPPYNVDISYNFYDDKISYEDYLQWTEKWLKRCYEVLKDDGRFCLNIPLDKNKGGQQSVYADITTLAKRIGFKYHSTIIWNEGNISRRTAWGSWLSPSAPYVIAPVEVIVILYKEKWKKKNHGKTDITKEEFLSWTNGVWNFSGESKKRVGHPAPFPLELPKRCIKLFSFIGDTVLDPFLGSGTTLIACVLTKRKGIGVEIDENYCKIAKQRLIKEAKINQLILETVKVL
- a CDS encoding BsaWI family type II restriction enzyme, which gives rise to MKPYKTVEERQSFVTKSGKELENWVANYLNRELEKDGVKVLWGKEIENNPQRYPELYKYLSIPTKESKEERIWGDIDLVAVDASDNYPIVVISCKTSFHGRLTETLFHSLLFRILTRIKFVLVTSDAGRGQKEKWQSELGSEEKPTKERELSSTFLDSLYTTNEKTKLGGIVKFITDLPKDILYWKKGLLKTRSKRYFLT
- a CDS encoding T9SS type A sorting domain-containing protein — encoded protein: MVKYFILFLSLSGLIFAQNLVLPPYREPGRGITSENKEVSEIVIPEIKEPVGFSNSLEGYIPAREVPCEIEPQVEFVNQEVPSILDWGTDVAIDTSYIASYDVDYDMTTGYLYAAVAPMLDSVVRIYRSTDNGRHWTYIGWMGHTPRSIYWNVGLIVARGDSNFIYVFMKHSRNNGEIYLYRWTFDFSQWTHYAVATGADTIDEFSVCRDYRSNYGLYCEWQNENRGGINARLHRSFTYGRTWDSQLGGNVIDAHISFGATSYLLLTWTTPDRNGVYFQDNRSYGDPLSWRNFYNVSFDTFNHYRPRVASVLTTPDSQATTWVLYEYNWRNTGDYDVWYAVRSHAWADTWRRRYGLSVRSTHDEFAPDIKHYKSLNYRWVCATYMAADSGWDDSVNVYWTYTNKDTPYVWTSHLRVNDSLWNEAGYLGPKIIWNPTAAGIGAVVFCRGGFFLFPHGLYMDAVIFSDIADKNLNKATGLRISSNPAIGQVRFYPTSGTKSLEIYDATGKMIKSFTNPKSSILWNGRDERGKMVNSGIYIIKAKTEQGERSEKLLFLR
- a CDS encoding sigma-70 family RNA polymerase sigma factor; its protein translation is MRQNIRNFAKERNIDYPYDLDRWFDFCDVVGLLRAYLSLLMKKAEVKENKNILPIDRDGNPDKSKISKKPFSYFHPRGGVFTINPQYRRESFMLRSALTMSLFDISEKAKFIYCEEEKRRRENAEIALRRVREESELIQNFENLRALTENLIRERINRFHNWSETEVEEIMEKVFQKIGKALPSYEPEKAKNPFSWLMTIVDHAIIDYCRTHKIKIESLSKLVWTEEGVKEPYEPPDFNSPTPIEAYRQKRAHEILIEAMSRMSIKEREMLLLITLFPDLSYKEIIKITGHPTEAAAKECKYRMAKKMREILAEMGYGWEMFGEVFRPD